The following DNA comes from Mesorhizobium sp. B2-1-8.
CGAATGGTGTCCGAGAAGATGCGCACCGCCCAGCGCAGCGGCATTGGTCCATAGACCAGGCCGACGCCCAGCAGCACGCCGGCGATGAGCGACAGAACCACGACCAGCAACGAGACCCACAAGGTCACGGCGAAGCCTGCGGCAAGGAAGGGCAGTGCATAGAGGATCTGGCTCAGCATGTCAGCGCGCCGCCCTGAACCGGCGCTCGACGAGCCGCAGCCCAAAAAGCAGCACGTATCCCGTCACCAGATACATCGCGGTGGTGACCAGGTAGACCTCGACGATGCGGAAAGTGTTGAAGTTGATCCACTGGGCGCCGAAGGTGAGTTCGGGCACCGAGATGACCGAGGCGATCGAGGTGTCCTTGAACAGCGAGATGAAGGTGTTGGATAGCGCCGGCAGCGTGATGCGCAGCATGGTCGGCAGGCGCACATGCAGCAGCCTTTGCCAGGGCGTGAGGCCGATCGCCTTGCCGGCGTCGAGCTGGCCGCGTGGGACAGCCTCGAGCCCGGAGCGAAATACCTCGACCAGATAGGCGCCGCTATAGACCGACAGGGTCAATACAAACGAGGTTGGTGCGCTGTAGGCCAGGTCGACCACGGTCGGCAGGCCGTAGAAGACGAGATAGACCAGCAGGATCAGGGGCACGTTGCGGATGAATTCGACATAAGCCGCGATCACCGCCCGCACCACGCGTCCGGCCGAGACATACCAGACCGCGAGCACCAGCCCGATGACGACACCGATGGCGATCGAGATCACGGCGAGCTCGAGGCTGAGCAGCAGGCCGCCCCACAGCTTGTCGAAATGCCGCCAGATCAGGTTGAAATTGAGCGTATAGCCCATGCGCCTCTCTCGGTGCCGAGCGATTCAAGGATAGGCTGCGGGGGAAGAACGCTCAAGACGCTCTTCCCCCGGCTGGGTCAGATGACCGGGAAGCCGGGATGGCGTGCCGGCGGTTCCTGGCCGAAATAGTCCTTGAATGCGGCGTCGTAGAGCGCCGTCTCATGGCCGAACATGGCGATGGTGAAGGTCTGGTCGACATAGGTCAGCCAGTCGAGATCGCCTTGCCGAAGTGCGGCTCCGTAGAGCATCGAGTACCAGCTCTTGCCGGCATCGAAATACTTGTCAGGGTTGCGCGAGGCGAGCCAGCGCACTGTGGAGAGGTCGACGGCGGCGGCGTCGGCGCGCTTGGACTCCAGCGCCTGCAGCACGTTGGCCTGGGTGTCGATCTGCAGCACCTGCGCCTGTGGCAGAGCGTAGTGGACCGAGTTTTCGGCGTCGACATTCTGCAGGATGGAAATGCGGGTCGCCGAACCGCCGGCCAGCAGCTTGTCGAAGGTCTTGTTCTCGGCTGTCGGCAGCGTCAGCAAGGCAACGCCTTCGACATAGTAGGGCCGGGAGAAATTGATCAGCTGCGAGCGCTGCGCCGTCATCGTCATGAATTGGATGGTGATGTCGACCTTGTTGGTGGTGACGTTGGGAATACGCTGGGCCGGGTCCTGCATGACGAACTCGACCTTGGTCGGATCGTCGAAAAGGCCCTTGGCCAGGATGCGACCCATGGTGATGTCCATGCCGACCAGTTCGCCGGCATCGTTCTCGAAGTGCCAGGGGGCGTTGGTGCTGCCGGTGCCGACAATAAGCTTGCCGCGGTCAAGCACCGTGCGCAGCAGGCTGTCGGATGCGGCTTGCGCGGCGGCCTTCTGGGCATCGACGGTTGCCAGCACGCCGGCCGTCGCAAGTCCCGCCATTCCTAATTTCAGAAAATCACGTCTTCCGGATGTGTCGTTCACGGCAACCTCCTTTCGTGTTGTGTTCCCCTATGCACAGGCCATACACGCGACAGTGATCGTCAAGGATTGTCTCTTACAAGAGACGCGTGTATCCTGTACAAGACAGATACTAACACCGGGAATCGACAATGCAAGATGGTAGCGTTTTGGCCGTGTCAGCCGACGAGAAGACGGCGGGCTCCCGTG
Coding sequences within:
- a CDS encoding transporter substrate-binding domain-containing protein, which codes for MAGLATAGVLATVDAQKAAAQAASDSLLRTVLDRGKLIVGTGSTNAPWHFENDAGELVGMDITMGRILAKGLFDDPTKVEFVMQDPAQRIPNVTTNKVDITIQFMTMTAQRSQLINFSRPYYVEGVALLTLPTAENKTFDKLLAGGSATRISILQNVDAENSVHYALPQAQVLQIDTQANVLQALESKRADAAAVDLSTVRWLASRNPDKYFDAGKSWYSMLYGAALRQGDLDWLTYVDQTFTIAMFGHETALYDAAFKDYFGQEPPARHPGFPVI
- a CDS encoding amino acid ABC transporter permease → MGYTLNFNLIWRHFDKLWGGLLLSLELAVISIAIGVVIGLVLAVWYVSAGRVVRAVIAAYVEFIRNVPLILLVYLVFYGLPTVVDLAYSAPTSFVLTLSVYSGAYLVEVFRSGLEAVPRGQLDAGKAIGLTPWQRLLHVRLPTMLRITLPALSNTFISLFKDTSIASVISVPELTFGAQWINFNTFRIVEVYLVTTAMYLVTGYVLLFGLRLVERRFRAAR